Genomic window (Gymnogyps californianus isolate 813 chromosome 2, ASM1813914v2, whole genome shotgun sequence):
AGCACGGTCACCCATGCTGCACAGACCTTGCCACTGAACTTTCCTCACCCCCTGCCCCGGTGAGGCTTGAGCTCCTCTCACAAGGTGTAAAAGAGCCGCAGGAGGCAGATACAGTCTGGAGGAGCCCAGCTGGCCCGGCTCCCACTTCCCATGCTTGGGAAACGGGGAGAGGGGAGGTCTCAGTCTCTCTGTGGCGGCCAggtgcctttaaaaaaaaatacctgaaattCTTCATGACAGAGAACCTTTCTGGAAAAGGATACCAGCATCCCTCGAAGCCCCTACCTGTGCACTATGTACCCTCCCTGGCTGCGGGGCAGTTGGAGATGTTTGGCTGGCGCTTGGACTGAGGAGCACCAGGCAGCAGTCGCGGGGATGGTGCACAGTGTCTATGGACTTGTCTCCACTGAGGAACACCAGGCCTCCGggtcctcttcctcctcctgaagGGACCACCTTGGGCTCCGGGCATTTCTCTTGGCCTCCAGGGAGTGGGTCAGTCCTGCGTATGTGCTGCCTGACTGTCTTGGTGCTCATAAACTTTTAGTTCTCGCTCACTGGTGTTTGCTTTTagatttgtttgatttttagattTGTTAGATTTTTTGATTTCAGGTCTTCATGCCAAACCAGGCCATACCCGTTGGGtgggacttttttcctctttttgctaTGGACTATTTGATTGTTTTGGTAAATGACCCACATGTCTACAGGAAAGGGGCCCGACGGCCTGGCCAGCTTTGGgatgaggaaggaagaggaaaccaCTGAACTCTGATGGTTCCCAGCTCTGGATGAAATCTCTCTGCTTGCACGAAGTGACAGAAACAAATGTCAATAGTACTTTCGCTCCTGGTGTTTGCACTCACAGGCCCCGGCAAGCACCTCTAAGGACTACAACTATGTATGTCTGTTATGCAATTACTGGAGGGTGTTCTGAGGTCTGTATTAGCTCAGGATGGattaaaaaagactttttcttttttttttttttacataggtTGCTCTTTCTTGTACGCTTTTAGAGCGCCCACCTGTACCTAGTAATAGACACGTCAGGTTATGTCTCAGTAACAGCTACCACTACTATCTTCAACTCTGAACACATTCTTCAGCAAATACTTGCAACAAAGCAGTTAACTCCCTCCACTATCATAATCTTCCATTATCATCTTTCAGAGGCTTGTCTAGGACTTTCTTCTaattttgggttgttttttctggtgggggtggtggtggttttgtctttttccttacaaaacAAGACCACCAGTTGCAATCAATGCTCCACCTCCCTCAGTGTTCTGTCTCGGCAGCAGTGGGGGCCAGGACACCAGGGCAAGCAGGCACAAACCTGCGCGCGCTGGTTGCCCCGGAGGCCAGAGACCGGGTCTAAGCACCCGGTCCTTCCCCCGGTCTCGCTGGAGACCAGGTACCGCACAGCCCTTGCCCGCCGGGAGCCCAACGGTGCGGGGCCGGCCCCTGCTCAGCGGCCGCCTCCCTGTGCCCGGGCCGGGACGCCCTCAGGCCGCGCCCAGGCGCTGCCGCAAggcccgcggccgccgccgtTGTCCCCGCCCTGGGGAGGCGGAGCGGCCGCGGCCGTGGCCGTTCCCCCTTCAACCGCCGCCGCCCTCTCGTGGCCCAGTCGCCGCCGGCCATGGGCGAGCGCCGGGGGCCAGCGGCCCTGCAGGAGGCGGCCGGGCCGGAGCGGGTAAGGCCGGGGCCGGGACGGTGGGGTCCCGCGGCGGGTGTCCCGGGCGCGCAGCCGCTGccgcccggggggggggggacccgCCCGCCGCTGGGGAGAGGCGCCGTGGGCGTGCGGGCGTCTCCGGGAGGCagcgcagccctgcccgccgctGTCGCATCTCCGGCCTTGCAGGCACCTGCCCGGCCGGCGCCCTGCCCGAGCCGCCGGCTCCAGCCGGGCGCCGCGGCCTCCTGTACTGCCGGGGTGccggcagctgctgctgcctccccgccGGGCCAGGCCTCCCCCGGGTTTGCGGGGCTGGCATGGAGGGGTCCCGGCCACCCCAGTCGCGGTGGCTTCACCCCCGCCTGCCCTGGGGATCGTCTACTGACACGGCTCCGTGGTGGCGCTTTGGATAGCCCTGGAAGGGACACGGGGTCGCCCTCGTGTCCTTGTCCCGCTCGGGAGGGTCCTACCCTTCAGGCACCGTGACCGCGGGGAGCACTGAAAATGTACGTGTGATGAATAAATACAGTCAGCCAGGATTCGGGCCCGGTCTCAGCCAGGCCCGAGAGGCCCAGGGTCACCTGGCGCAGGGCCTGGCAGCACAGGCCCTGCCGCCTCACCTGGCGCAGGGCCTGGGCAGCGCAGGGCCCTGCCGCTCTGTGGGGGTCTGGgtttgcagagctgtgcctgccTGGGGCTCGGAAGGCACAGCTTGTCCCTTCTGCCCTGAGCTGCTATGGAGGCAGGCATGGGTGTTGTTGGGTGGTCCTGGCTTCCCAGCCCCTGTGGACTAGTAGAGTCTGCCCCTGGGAGGTGTCTGAGCTCTGTTCTGCGTTCTCCCTGGTATGACCCTGCGAAGCCAGGCTGAGGTGCGCGAGGGTAAAGGATCTTTATGGCAGAGAAACCCACGTGGTCTTCCCAAACCTTTTTATCTCAGCAGTACTCAATTTTCCAAAAACTGGGGCGTGCTGTGTTAAATacaaacctaaaaaaacccttaatgTTTCCCTCTGTGAACAGCGGCATGCTGTACCCACAGTGAGGAGGTGCTCGCTCTGGCCTGCCAGAGGCAAACAGTAGTCCTGTGCGTCCCCTCAGGTGTGCAGAACCAGTAGGCGTTGTGCTCCTCAGCCGCTGTGCGGTGGAAGCCGTCTCTCCTGGGAGTGCCAGCGATCTTCCCACTCTCACCGCTAGCATGGCCTGCGCTGCCCAGGGCTGGCCTGGAGCCTTTGGGAGCTCGTGGGATGCACATGCAGCCTCTTACTGGGGTGCGGAAGGGCTCCTCGTCACATACCATGACGTGGTATGCGCCACATTACAGTGCTGGCTCTGCTAGTGCCGTTAGCTTTTTCCCTGGCTACAACTGATACAGGGCATGTTACCGAGATGCTTGCACACGTAACCCAACAGCTATTGCTGTGGGGTGGTGGTTGTCCGTGTGTATATATGTTCATTGTTTCCTAGTTTGCTGAAATTGAAATTAATGGAGAGCTTCAGTACCACTAGGCAGTCTTTGTTGTCCATTGGGTTTATTGTCATCACCAGAGTTTATTTCTAGCAGTTGCAGAATAACTGGGATATGATGTACTGGAGTGTGTCCAGCAAAGGGCTGATGATTAAGAGACTGGAACATCTGTCATACGAAGAGAGGCCGCGAGTTCTGGGGCTGTTCAGcgtagagaagagaaggctctgggggatctcatcagtgtgtataaatacctgatggagCGAATAAAAGAGATGGAGCCGGCTTTTCTCTGTGGTGCCCCGTGAATgggaccagaggcagtgggcacacactgaaacacaggaggttccatTTGCACgtaagaaaacatttgtttattgTGAAGGTGGTCAAATGCTGGCACTGGTTGCTCATAGAGGTTGTGTAGTCTCCATCGTTGGAGATACTGAAACCTCGGCTGGATGTGGTCTTGGGCAGTCTGCTCTGGCTGACCCTGCTAGAGCAGGGGTTGGGCTGTGCGTGCCAGCTTCAGCTCTTTtatggagagagacaggagTGTCTTGtagccagcagctgcctgcctgccagcttGGAAATGGAGCCTGCCTGTGAAACTCCTCTCCACCCAGAAAGGGTAGGAAGGTGGGTTGAGGGGGAGGTTCCAGTATGGTGTAGTCTCTGTGGGCTGacccttccttttttaaaattaaaaaaactcacctatttttttaaaaacttgtacCATTTTTGAGTTCTGTGTGGTGGTCCTTCTCAGGGTCATGCCATCACTCTTGAGTCTTTGGCTCCTGGAAGCcatccttctgctttcctgccaTCAGGGCTCTCCAGAGCATACATACTGCTTCACGGGCCTTTTCTTCTCTCGCCTTTCTGTCTCACTGTGCACTGACAGTATTTCTGGTGTGTTGACGCCTCTTTCTGTGGTCTGCGGCATGGCAACTGTTAAAGGCCATTGGAAAAATGGCAAGTGCTCCTTGTCTCAGTGTTGGTCTCCAGTTTTCCTGCCACACTGGAACTTTGCTCTTCCTGTGCTCAGCTTCACTTCTGTACaccagaagtatttttcaagttATCTCCCTGCATTATGGGGCCTGCGTGCTGGCTTCTGAATGGCTCAGGAACATCAAGGCTGAGGTTAGTAACTGCTAGTCCACCTTGTCAGGCTAAAACACATACTTGGTTATAGTCCCCAGGCAGTATAGAAGGATTTTGCTCAGGAAAATGCTGGGCTAACAAGGAAGGCTTTTgcagtgtttcctttttcaagGATGATGGCTGGTGCAGAAGCAGATGGAGATGCTAGCTGCGTGGCAAGCCCTGAGAAGGTGTGTGCTAAGGCAGGGTGCCATCCCCACTGGGCCCAAACTCTCCCTTGGCACTTCCAGTGGGTTACTGCGACTGAAGTACAAAAGGTCTTGCACTCTCATGGCCTTCAGTAGAGATTCTGCAAGATGATGCTGGGAAATTTGTCTCATGTAactgagtaatttttaaaactataatAAAGTGGTAAAATTGTAACCCAGAATGTGCTTCCTGATATGTTTTCTTTGGGAATCTGCAGTATGTATGCCAGCTATGcaatgtgcatgtgtgtttggtttttgttttttcaatggCAGTAGAATTATTTGTTTGAGGGTATTTTCCAAATTGAAGTAAAGTAGTACTTTTTATTATGTGGGTGATTACAAGCAGACTGGGTAGGGAAAGGACTTTGGCACCTCCTAGGAGGGTAGAAGCAATGGTATTCAAAACCTtttgctccccttccctgctgtaTTATATATAATACCTCGTATACTGCCTGTGGTTATTTATCCTCTACACCAGTGTCAGCAGGATCTCAGAACCGACCCAGAAAGGCATCGTGCTGGCTAAACTTTTTATCAGTGTGAGTCACCAGCCCTTctggagaggctgcagcatGCTGTCCTGACAGCTGTTCACAGCGTTGTCTTCAGGAGGTGCCTGGTGATGTGCCTGGCAGGGATGTTGTCTGGCGTTGATCCTGGAACAGATGTCCCCACCTGGATGCGAGGTGAAGGCCCTGCTCCTGGAGTGCCCTCTCCGTGCTGCTCTTCACTGgcctgtgtcatggtttaaccccgaaaccaggacagcctgtCTCCTAAACGTCAGCCATCTCCACCTTGGCTGGGCTGGTAGCTCTCTGAGGAAGAGCTGTGCACGGGTGTTCTCCAGGAGCCCACACAGAGGGAGCGGGGTGGGGATGCGTGACTCCAGGCAGGGGTTGTCCTGCTACCTGCTGTTGGAATGAGAGGCACATAGCTTCATATTGGCACTCGAGGGACAGCCTTCAGAGCAGCCTCCAGAACTGCACTGGTGTGCGGGCTGCCTTCTGCTCACCACAGGATTGCATACACGAACCTCCATGCAGAGACTCGCTGTGGCACAGGGCTGTTCCTCTACCAAACGGGATTAGTTGCTGTGATCTCgtggtatttttaagaaagttcATCAAGGCCCAAGTGGCTCAATGTAAAGCGAATGATTTGGAGGTAACCTGGGTGGTGAGCCTcgcagagctgtgctgggtgcGGGCTGGCGGCAGTGTGCGGTGACCTTGCACATATCTCCCCACATGCAGTACTGCAGCGGCTGATGTCGTCTCCCAGGGCGGATTTCCTCCTTGCGCTGcagaaaggctttctttttggCACGCAGGCGTCGGGCGCTTCCTGGTGCCGGAGCCCCTGGCAGGGGGCGGTTGGAGTGAGCGGTGCCGGGTAGagccgggcaggcaggcagtgctgccgccccagcagcaggagcacagaTGGAGGGCAAGGGGGCAGGTACCCCAGGGACAGGTAGTGTGTCCACCCGAGGGGAGCAGGTGAGTGTCTGTGTGACACGGGTGGCTTTTGAACCACACCTTTGGAAtatggggaagaggaggaataaGTAACGGCAACCTTAACCAGAAGCGTGCTTTATCTTCAGAGCTCCTCTCCGAGTGCTGCTGAAAATGGCTTGGACCCTGACGAGGAGCCTCTTCTCAGAAAAAATCCCCGCCGGTTCGTCATCTTCCCCATCCAGTACCCAGACATATGGAAGATGTATAAACAGGCTCAAGCCTCCTTTTGGACAGCAGAAGAGGTGAGCCCTGGGGCCAGTGGGTTGGCACAAGGCGCTCAGACCGGGGTCCTGGCGCTTCCTTCCTAGCTCTGCTGTTGGCTTCTGTGTTGTAAGGGTTAGAGTTACTTGCATCGAACATGAGGTGCCTGCACCAGAGCAGGACTCCCTTCATGGACAGTGGAAAGAAAGCCGCTTCCACAGAGTGATTCAGTGGAGCTGTTTTAGGTGTTTGGTTTAGGACAAGGTGGAATTGTATCCCGGGGCACTTCTCTGGTTATAAAGGGAGCCTAAGTCAGATAGCTCTGATTTGTGGTCAGATAGCTCCTACCCTGCTGTGGTCTCTGTACCTGCAGCTAACTCTTTGCCCTTGTAAGATGTTCTGGGCAACTTCATATGAATACTGTTCTTTAATGTTAGGCACCTAATTTCCAGAAAGATGGTGATAATCAGGAACACTTGCTAAAAATCCTTCTAACTGACTCCTGATTGCCCTGGTTAGATGCTTGCCCCGTGTTACAATGCCAGCTGTTTTTCCCCGAGGTTGCTGGTTAGCCAGACCTGAGCAGTACTCAGCTCGCTACGCTTGCAGCAGTGGAGGCTTCTGATCTGGAGAGATTACCTGCCAGCTGAGCTGGTTATTCCAACTCAAAGcttctgcagcctttgctcATTTGTGAGCAGTGATCTGCAATCGCAGAGGAGTGAGCTGAAAGCACTGGCAGGCTCTAAATATGTCAGAAAGCATCCTGGGATGGCGAGGAGCAGCTGTCCAGAAGTGCTATTCCATTGCCTGCATGGGAGGCTTGCTGCCCTGTTGCAGTAGAGGTTGATTTAagccattaaaagaaaaggcagttaAACTCCTGCCTGATCAGCATTGCCTTTTTACCATATTACTGGTTCCTTCTTACACTGTCCTACCATCTGTTGGTGCGTTTCCAAATGAACCTGAAAGTTAACTGTAAAActggtttgtgtgtgtatgtgttcaTATACGCACTTATATGTGTACATGTTTATATACACACTCACACATAAGTTTTTAGGCCTCTGTGTTTTTCACATCTGGCCCTACTTAACTGCTGCTGTGGTTCAGAAATCCttccaaacaagcaaacaaacaaaaaaggcctATGCGAAGGAAGTTGTGGTTTTCTACCATGGCTAGAGTTCAGTCTGGTAGACGAGAGCAGTTGCACAGCGTTTGCCCCATGCCGTTCTTTAGCGGGATGgaggctgaacacctgccaaagGCAAAATTCCCCTCAGTCCATCTTTTGGCATGCCTGGGTTTCTTGGAGTATCAGCATTTATTTCAAGTAGGGTTTAAGTGTCTCAGAGTGAGCTCTGCTTATTGGTGCATGTTCATACTCGTGACAAGAAGATActaatgcttttcaaaatctgatttatttGTAGTTCAATAGAGACTGCTTTTTATTCCAAATTACGAAAGTGTAAACTGCGAAGCAGACACATGATGTTACTGTTGCAGAGGGAGACAGTAGTACTGCAGTGTGTCGTCTTTTACAGTcatatgtatttaaattctCTACATGTAAAGATTTGAGAGCAAACGCCAAAACTCTGCCTCAGTCATTTGACTAGGCTGCTTCTGTTCTTACAGAATGACAAACTCAAAAGGACAATAAcgtttttctgttttcttttcattaggTTGATTTGTCAAAGGACCTTCCTCACTGGAACAAGctgaaagcagatgaaaaatactttatctCTCATGTTCTGGCATTTTTTGCAGCCAGTGATGGAATTGTAAATGAAAACCTGGTGAGGAAGCTTTACAGAGGGTTTGAATACTTACTTATTTTATTGgcttttcattttggttttctcaCATTAATACATAAGTttattaaatgtgtatttttttttttcttctcattatcTCACCTTTGCCAAGGGGAATAAGCAGTTTGTTCTGCTGGGGCCAGTGTCTGAGTTAAATTGGGTCAACTGTGGTCAGCAAGACGCCAAATCACATCACTCTTGGACACGGTTTTTAAGCTCAGCCTTCTGCCTGGCTGTGTTGATCTGCATTTCTCAATGAATTAATAGAACCCCACGCTTCTTCCCGTACTTGCGTTAGATGAGAAGTAGGTAGGGATTGTGTTGTGCCATTCTCTGTATTCTTCATTTTGGTAAGATCCATTTTGCTCTCACTGAACGGCATCCTAGAATCTTCTAGGGCTGCAGGTGGGTGCTGCTAAAAAGGTGGGAAAtctttctgctgaaatcagttCTGGACTGCAGAATGTCTCACCACAGATTATCAGTGGTATCTGACTGCAAATGCCCAGTTTAGATCTTGAATGACTATAACATGTAAAATATGGCATagtatatgtgcatatattgCATGAACATGTCTTATGTcatagtgtttatttttttcaatgatGAAGAAAAAGTCTGAGGCTTTATTCAGTATGAAGTGTCTACTATTGCaatattttgctgttctccTCCTGTGTATGTGTGCCCTCATGCTTCACTGCAGGTTTCTATCCAATATGCACGGCAGATGTATTTACTTCTAGctagcttgctttattttcttctgcaccaCACCTATCCTGTTGACACATCTGTGAATAAAGTAGGGCTGAACTGCTCCTGTCCTTTGTGGTAGAGATCTATTGTCTCTCTCATTAAGCTTAGAGTACTGTCATGCAGGACTGGTTTTTACTGTACTCATTGCcatgctttctggttttggtagGTGGCGCGTTTTAGTCAGGAGGTGCAGATCCCAGAAGCTCGTTGTTTCTATGGCTTTCAGATTCTCATTGAGAACGTTCACTCAGAGATGTACAGCTTGCTCATAGACACCTACATCAAAGATCCTGAGAAAAGGTAAACCTCTGGATGTGTTACAGACCCATGGGAAATCTGTCACCTTGTCCAGCGGCACCCTTgttgggcagcagcagcagcagctgtcttctgtttccttctgacTTACTGGGGGAGTTGGGGACAGTTCCTTAAAGCTTTCAAGGCCTGCATGCCTGACCCCCAAAATGGAGAGAAGTATTACTGACCAACAGACTTGTGTGGGAGTGTCAGAAGGTTAGTTAATATTTGTATAAATCTTTGATTGCAGGAAGTGCAGACTATGTGAAATGTTAAAGATTAGACAAACTTCTTGTGGGTATTGTGCTCCTGACGTGCTTGCTGTCACATCAGCAAAGGATCTGCCTTGGGAAATTGAGTGCTTGTGATCCAAATGGTGTTTCTAACATACACTAATCAATGTATTGCAtcctttcagcttttttgttgtcAGTGTTTTTTCATGCAACTTgaactgcatatttttaaagtattgggTTCTTTGGAGAGCATCATCACCTTTATTGTCTGGAGAACTTCCTAGTGCAAATTGtaatacatttgaaaagaagCACTTTCCCTCAGAGACTCCACCATGGTGATGGTCAGGCAGAGCTTGGTTTCCCACGGTGGCATCCTGTATGGTGACAGTGGGAGGACTGCAAGGTTTCCTTTCAGGTGTTTAGTATGGGAACAGAGCCTGTGCTCGTGGGAATTGTCCAGTTCCTTTTGTGGAGCTGGGCAAGATGAGGTGTAGCTCAGTGGGTAGGAAGTGGCTGCCATGTGGCTTGAAGTCTGAGAGGCAGTGTGGTCTGGTGGGTGGGCACTCCTGGGATGGGACGTTTGAGTTCACTTCCCATCTCTGCAGCTCGCCTCCTCTGAGACCTTGGGTTTGTCGCTTTCTGCACGTCTGCCTCCCTGTGCCCTTGTTATCTGAGATCATCACCCCTTTGGGGTGGGAACGGTCTCTTACTTGGGTTAGTTCAGAGCCTAGCGTAATGGCTTCCTCTGTCTGGTGGAGCCAGTAGGGACAACCAGGGCAGATTTACATAAATCACTTCttattattttgatgttttctctttgtttcttctatAGGGATTTCTTATTTAATGCTATTGAAACAATGCCTTGTGTCAAGAAGAAAGCAGACTGGGCTCTGAAGTGGATTGAAGACAGAGAATCCACTTTTGGTGTGTAGCTTCttaaaaacttgtttctctTCCACGTGTCACAAACTAATCCCCTGGGAGTAAGCTGCATCCCTggaatgtgaaatgaaattctCCACAGATCACGTAGTGGCTTGTGGGTCTCTGGTTTAACTAAAGAACTAGAAGTAACTTCTGGTGAGCATTTATGTTTTTGTCTTCAGCTAAAGCAATATAGTAATGGCAGTACCCACTAGAATCATGttatgaaaaatgcatgtgggTTTCTCcgtctttttttgtctttatacCAGACAACCCtagtttcttcagtttttgctTGTAGACCTGGTTTTCTAGGAATTCTGATTATTTCTTCCAGTTGGCTCCTATTTTGTACTCCAGTGTTCAGAACTGGGCAGCTGAAGTCTTGCAAGTCCAGGCTTTTTCTGTGTTCATGTTCATATAGACAAATTCATGTGTGATGTTAGCCTGTTTTTTGTAACAGCATGACTGAGCCTGGGCAAAAAAGATTCAAGAATCATCTGTCTCTGGTGTTTCTGGTTTGCTGTTGGGACCAGGTTTCTAGTTTTGTATCTCACTTCAGAGCTGGGACACTGGCTCAGCTTCCATCAGCATGGTGCAGGGCGTCCTTTCCAGTGTTCTGCATTCAGCTTACAATGTTGATTCTGAAGGATGTGTTGTAGCTGAAATGAACAATGGGCAGACTCTGGTGAATTTTCTAAACCAAACATCGTCTATACTTAGAGAAAGTGCAGGAGATGGAGAGGTTCagccagacaaaaaaaataaatctgagtaTCATTCTTTTGCAGCATCTGTTATTCACAGCTCTTGTTTGAGTGGGGTTCTTTTTGTAGCTGTAGATTCTCCTGTCCTGGAGTGTCCCACTGCCTCCCCAATCTGGCTTTGCTTGCTGTGTGTGGAGTCCCTTCTTCATCTCCTTCATTTGGCTCCCAGCAGCGTGGGGTGTGCCCGGAATCAGAAGGTTCCCTAACTCAAAAAGCAATgttcccccaccccctgcccccaaacTTCATGCATCCTATCCAAATTTTTGTAAAGTACATTTctactcttctgttttttcatcttACTGAGAAAACTTCCCAAGTTTAAAACATTTGGGGGGCACAGGTCTTACAGTTATGGATTATGAGATATGGTATATGAAAGTGGCTGGCTGGCTTGTTTGCTTGGTGTTTCCTTCCAGCTTGGGGACCTGGCCTGCACCCAGGTCTCTGCAGCTTTGGTTGATTTCTTATGCTGAGGATTCAATTGCTGTATCTGTTCTGTGGACTCTCAGCCTCCCATTGTGCACTCACATTATGTGGTGCTGCTGATGGGCgatttttgtttcagcataACTCATTTGTATGATAGCTAGTCAGGTGGAATGTAGTAAAAAGCCTATCGATATTCAGTCTTGTGCTTCATTAAACCTATATTGTATGAGCAGCCTTCCTCCACTCCTCTCTAGAAGTAACCTAGGAGATTTTTAGTGTTGCCAGACAAATTCTTTCCTTAGTAACTTCTATGATACTTGTAAGTTCGTgttgctcttcattttttcctaacttgAATTTCTTCAGATGAGCCAGCAGAT
Coding sequences:
- the RRM2B gene encoding ribonucleoside-diphosphate reductase subunit M2 B produces the protein MGERRGPAALQEAAGPERSSSPSAAENGLDPDEEPLLRKNPRRFVIFPIQYPDIWKMYKQAQASFWTAEEVDLSKDLPHWNKLKADEKYFISHVLAFFAASDGIVNENLVARFSQEVQIPEARCFYGFQILIENVHSEMYSLLIDTYIKDPEKRDFLFNAIETMPCVKKKADWALKWIEDRESTFGERVVAFAAVEGIFFSGSFAAIFWLKKRGLMPGLTFSNELISRDEGLHCDFACLMFHYLVNRPSEERVREIIVNAVEIEQEFLTEALPVGLIGMNCTLMKQYIEFVADRLLMELGFSKVFHAENPFDFMENISLEGKTNFFEKRVSEYQRFAVMAETMDNVFTLDADF